The Anaerolineae bacterium genome contains the following window.
GCAGCGCGCCTTCATCAGCCACACCCCATCGAGGCACATCCTTTGGCCCTGGAAGAAGTGCCAGATCCAGAGCCAGGCGCTGGTCAGATCCGCCTGCGTGTCCGGGCCTGTGGGCTTTGTCACACCGATCTACACACGATCGAGGGGGAGTTAACGCTGCCGCGCTTGCCGATCATCCCTGGACATCAGGTCGTGGGCGAGGTAGACCAGCTCGGGCCGGGGGTGACGCGTTTCCGCCTCGGCGATCGCGTAGGCGTGCCCTGGCTCTATCGCACCTGCGGCCAGTGCGAATACTGCCGTTGCGGCCAGGAAAACTTATGCGATCAAGCTCAGTTCACCGGCTTGCACGTGGATGGCGGCTATGCCCAGCACATGGTTGTAGATCAGGATTTCGCCTATCGGCTGCCGGGCGGATATGACGACTTTCAGGTGGCACCGTTGCTGTGCGCTGGCATCATTAGCTACCGCGCACTGCGCCTGAGCGAGATCCGTCCCGGTGGCCGCCTGGGGCTGTATGGCTTCGGTGCGTCTGCCCACATCGCAATTCAAGTGGCCATCCATTGGGGCTGTGAGGTATACGTTTTCACGCGCAGCGAACATCATCGCCAACTGGCGCGCGTCCTCGGCGCGGCTTGGACCGGCCGTGCTGAGGATATGCCACCTCACCCGCTCGATAGCAGCGTCATCTTTGCGCCTGCTGGCTCGCTAGTTCCAGAGGCGCTGCGGGTGCTGCGCAAGGGTGGCACTATCGCCCTGGCCGGCATCTATATGACGCCCATCCCTGAGCTACCTTATGAGCGGCTGTACTGGGAGCGCACGGTGCGCAGCGTGGCCAACAGCACTCGCCAGGACGCTGAGGAGCTGCTGCAGCTGGCGCCACAGATCCCGATCCGGACACATGTGGAGCTTTATCCGCTGGCACAGGTGAATCAGGCGTTGGAGCGCCTCAAACGAGGCGAGATAAACGGCTCAGCCGTGCTGGAGATCCCCTGACCCTTAGGTCTTATCCCGGATGCACTGGGAAAGGCACAAGCGAGATGGCTATTGTATGGGTTTTTCTGGCCTTTGTAGCCGGTTGGGCGCTCTTGATGGGAGCGTACATCTGGCGCGAGGCGCGGCATTGGGGCATACGGCACCCGAGCATCTGGTATCTGGTTCTGCGCGGCGTGGTAGATCCCTTGCGTTTCTGGTATTTTGAGCGTCCCATCCATTGGCCGGCGGAGGCACGGGAGAAGTGGCTGAGGGCGATAGCGCAACGTCTAGGCCTTAGGGATGTGCGAGCCGCTCGCTGTCCGTTGTGCAATAGCGAGATCCCCAACGCTTGGAACGTAGACCGTCGTGGCCGGCTGACCGTCGGCCCTGGCCCAGTGCATTGTCCTCGATGTGACTTCCGGCTTGATGCTTGCCGTCACTGCCAGTACTTCCAGCCGGCGGGTGCCTCATCGGGGGGGGCATGGAGCGGGATAGGGATGTCGTGGACCCATGGGCGCTGTACTTTTTACAAGTCTGTCCAGCCAGTGGAAGAGATCACCACGGCAGACATGGCAAGGCGGATGCGCGAGCGGGGATATACGCATCTGCGCGCGCCGACGCCTATCGCCGATTCGTACATCCCGCTCGACATATGTCAAGCCTTCGCATTGGAGCCCAAGTTCCTGCCTCATAGCGGTATGCGTAAGCCTGGGCGCCGTCAGCGGTGGGCATTGCGCGTGATCGCCGAGGCGCAGCCATCTGAGCCTATACCGATGCCACAGCAAAGGGCGTCAGTATCAACTCAAGAGGAAACACCTTCGCTCAGCGACGAAGAGCAGTGGCTGCTCTAGCTTTCTCGCAAGAGGTAGAGGAGATGAAACACGCTTTGTTCGAGGGGCTGGTCGTCAACGAAGCCGGCCAGCCGGCTGAGGTGGTTTATCTTGGTGAAGAGCCATTCTATGTGATCCTGGATGGCGACTTTCGCCGCCACGTGCCAGCGCAATCCATAGATTACCAGGTAATGTGCTGGCTGCGTGATCAGATCATCGCTCACCAGGACATCGTGACCCAGCAAGCGATGGCGATGTTGGGACGCGATGACCTGTTTACCAAGGCTATGCTCGACTCCTCGATCCGTAACCTGGATCGCCACATAGAACAACTGATCCAAGTTGGCCTTCCCGAGGCAGCGCGAGCCTGGCTGGGCCTAATGGGCTTCCTTGTCGTCGTGGACGTGCACGGCGAAGTAGTATCCATCAACCTGCCCGGCGAATCCATCGCAGACGACGAATGACCCTTGACCGTAACACATCTAAGTTTCATGCGTAAAAACTGACCACTGTGCCTTCAACATTATTATTTTAAAAGGGGATCTCTTCTTCGTCTAGGCTAGCCGGCAGCTCCTCAACCAACTGAGGCGTGCTAGCCGGCGGGATAGTCGCGGCTTCACGTGCCCCAAGGAAGCGGACATTACGAGCGGTTAATTCCAGCGTGGCGCGCGGCTGGCCATCTTGCCCTACCCAAGCCGAGGCGTCAATGTCCCCTTCCACTAAAACCAGCCGTCCTTTGGACAGATACTGATTACATTGTTCCGCTAGCTTGCCCCATGTGGTAACCCGAAACCATGTAGTCTTCTCCTGGTTCTGGCCATCCCGGTCCACCCATCTTCGCGTGGTGGCCACGCTAAAAGAACAGACTGCCTGCCCAGAAGGGGTATATCGCATCTCCGGATCCCGGCCGAGATGCCCAATCACGATCGTCCGCTGGTACATACGCCATCCTCGCTTTCTAGTCTCCTCGCTATCACCATCAGGGACATCCCCCTAAATGGCCCGCTAACAACAAATCATACCCCCAAATGCTGTAAAAGTCAAACGGCGAGAACATTTGTTCTTCAATCGCATTCTGCGAGGAGGGAGAGGCCCGCCGGCTGCAGCGAGAGCGCGATCTCTTCCCCGGGCGCGGGCAATGGCTGCCCCAGCGGCCGCACGTCCAGCTCCAGCGTGATATCATCCCCGCAAGCCATCCGCACGTGATAGTGGCTGCCGCGAAACGAGCGGTCGAGCACGCGCCCACGCACCACGTTAGGCGTTAGTCTGTCCACAGCCAACACAGCCGCTTCCGGCCGAATCAACACTGTGACCCGCTCGCCTGAGGCGCAGCCTCCTGCATCAGAAACGATCAGCGTGCCCAGTGCTGTCTCCACATGTTCCGGCCCTACCACGCGGCCGGGGATCAAATTGGGTAGCCCCAGAAAATAAGCTACAAATGAATCAACAGGATGGCAATACACTTCCTCCGGCATCCCCTCCTGCACCACCCGTCCGGCGCGCAGGATCACGACCCGATCGGCCAGCGCAAATGCCTCTTGCTGATCGTGAGTAACGTAGATGGTTGTGACGCCTACCTGGCGCAAAATCCGTCGTAGCTCCTCCAGCAATTGCTCGCGCAGCGCGCGATCCAGTGAGCCTAGCGGTTCATCCAGCATGAGCAGGCGCGGCTGCGGTGCCAAGGAACGGGCTAGCGCCACACGCTGTTGCTCTCCGCCGGAGAGCTCGAAGACGCGACGCCGCTCGTACCCCTTCAATCCCACCAGCTCCAGCATCTCGCTCACCCGTCGGATGATCCGCGCTCGATCCCACCCTTGCATCTCCAGCCCAAAGGCGACATTTTGAGCCACATCCCGATGCGGAAAGAGGGCGTAATCCTGGAACATCAGCCCAAAGCCACGACGGTGGGCCGGCACGCCTGCCATATCTTGCCCGCCGAAGCGCACGACGCCCGCATCAGGTGTTTCTAGCCCGGCGATCACGCGCAACAGCGTCGTCTTGCCGCAGCCGCTCGGCCCTAGAAGCGCGACCATCTCGCCCTGTGCTATCTGCAGTGACACCTCGCGCACGGCGGGGGTGCCATCATATGTCTTGGATACGCGCTCGAGCTCCAGCAGCGTCGTCATCGTCAAAACTCCCCGATGTCCCGATAGCGGAATCGTTCAATAAGGAGCAGGCCCGCGATGCACACCGCCATCAGCAATACACTCATCGCCAGCGCCTGACCATAATTCAGCGCGCCAGGCTGGCCGAGGAAGCGATAGATCGCGATCGGCATCGTCGGAAACTCGGGCCGGGCGATCAGGGCTGTGGCGCCGAACTCGCCCAAGCTGACGGTGAAGGCGAACACTGCGCCCACCAATATCGCCCGCCCTATGATGGGCAGGTCCACCTGCAGCCATACCCGCATCGGCGAGGCTCCTAGCACGGTTGCGGCCTCGCGCCAGCGCGGGTTGAGCCCGCGCAGCACCGGCAGTAGCGAGCGCACCACAAACGGGAAAGCCACCAATGTGTGGGCTAGCGGTACCAGGGCAGGCGACGTGCGCAAGTTCAACGGCGGCTGATCCAGCGCCAGGATGAAGCCGAATCCCAGGGTGACGGCGGAGGTGCCCAGCGGCAACATAAAGATCGGGTCAAGCCATACTCCCGGACCTCGACGTGGCCGCGCCAGCAGATACGCGCCGGCCACACCGATCATGAGCGATAACCCCACCGTCGCCAACGCAAAGGCCAGCGAATTGCGGATGGCTTCGCTGGGCGGGACGAATAAGATGGAGCCGCGCCGGTCGAGAAATAGCTCCCCGTAATACCTCAGCGACCAGCCATCAGCCGTGGCCAGGGATCGCTCAACCAGGGAGATCAATGGAACCAGCAAAATCACCAGCAAGGCCCCCAGGCTTAGGGCCACCAGCAGACGAGCGCGCCAGTCGCGAGCGGGGCGCTGTGCGGCCTCCTGAGGCCGAAAGTTCAGCGGCACGCTCGCGCGCGCCTGCCATCGGGTGTATAGCCCCATCACGCTGAAGGTGACGGCCATCTGTACAATGGAAAGGGTGGCGGCGATAGGGAGATGGAACAGGTGCACCGTCTGACGATAGATTTCAACCTCCAGCGTGGCAAAACGGGGGCCGCCCAATACCAAGATCACGCCGAATGAGGTAAAGCAGAAGAGGAAGACCAAGGAAGTGGCTGCGCCTAGCGCCGGCGTCAGTAAGGGCAGGGTTACATGGCGAAAGGTACGCCAGCGATCAGCTCCCAGCACCTGGGCGGCCTCTTCCAGCCGAGGATCCAAGTTAGCCCAGAATCCCCCGACGATGCGCACGACGATAGTAGCGTTGTAGAAGGCGTGAGCCAGCAGGATGATCCAGATCGTCTGTGTCAGACGGATCGGCGGTTGTTCCAAGCTGAACAGCTCCATCAACCAGGTGTTCAGCCAGCCGCGAGGGCCCAATAGGCTGGTGAACGCCGCCGCCACCACCAGCGTGGGCAGGACAAATGGCACGGTCGTAAGGGCGCGCAGGAAGTTTTTTCCTGGAAACGAGTAGCGGGCGAAGGCATAGGCGGCTGGCAGCCCCAAGACGAGGGTGAGCGCAGTGGACGCGGCCGCCTGCCAGGCTGTGAACCAGAGCACACGTCCGTAGTACCCATCGGCGACGAGCGCGCGCAGCGGCTGCAGGTCGAAAACCCCTTCCGGCGCCAGGCTGAGCCGGAAGATCTCCATCAACGGATAGAAAAAGAAAACGGCCAGATAGGCTAAGGGAGACCACAGGACCACAGACGACAGACGACGGACGATGGACGACGGATCACAGGTGACGGATAATAGGCGCGATGGACGAAAGGTCGGCAGGGACAGCGCCCTATCCCTGCCGCCCATCGTCTGCCGTCCCATATCCGTCGTCCATCGTTCATCCTTCATCATCCGCCGTCCATCATCTCAGCACGGTGGTCGTCCAGGCCTCAATCCACTTCTCGCGGCCGGCATCAATCGCCGCTGGCGAGATCTGAGCTGGCGCAGCAGGCACCTGGGCGAACTTCGTGAACACCTCCGGCAGCGCCGCGTTCGGATTCGCCGGGTAGACCCACATCTGCAGGGGAATATCCTCCTGGAACGCCCGACTGAGCATGAAGTCCACCAGCTTGCGGGCGAGCTCCGGCTGCTTGGCCCCCTTCAAGATGCCCACGAACTCGATCTGACGGAAGCTGCCGCCTTCAGGGAGGATGTTGCCGGTGGGCGACTCGTCCAATGGTTGCTCGCTGAAGTATACCTCAGCGGCAGGGCTGGTGGCGTAGGAGACCACGAGAGGGCGTGTGCCCTCGCCGGAGCCGCCGCTGAACTGCCCGTAGTAAGCGTCCTCCCAGCCGTCGGTGACATAGACGTCATTCTCGCGGAGCTTGCGCCAGAAGTCCAGATACCCCTCCTCACCAAAGTAGGCCACGGTAGTGATGAGGAAGGAAAGGCCTGGGGAAGAAGTGGCCGGGTTTTCCACCACCAATAGCCCTTTATACTCCGGCTTGGTCAGGTCCTCCAGGGTCTGTGGCACAGCCAGCCCCTTCTCAGCGAAGTAGGCTTTGTCGTAGTTCAGGCAGACATAGCCGAAGTCCACAGGCAACAGGCGATGCTCCGGGTCGAGCTCCAGCTCGTCGGGGATTTCGGCAAGCCCGGGCGCCTCGTACGGCTCGAAAATATCCGCGGCGATGGCCCGGCCGAAGAAGGTATTGTCCACGCCGAAGAACACATCGGCCAGCGGGTTGTCCTTGCTCAGGATCGCCTGATTGAGAGCCGAGCCGGCATCGCCGGCCTTCAAGATCTTCCACGTAGCGCCGGTTTCAGCTTCGAACTGCTGTACCAGCGATTCGCTCACAGCGAAGCTGTCATGGGTCATCAGTGTGACCACTGGGCGCTCGACGGCCGGCCTAGGGGTAGCCGTGGGCAGTGGGCTTCCCGTAGGCACAGCACAGGCTACCAACAAAGCCACAAGCAGCGCTAAACTGATCCAAGTTCGCATTTCCGCCTCCTTACATTCCATCTAGGAAAGTTGATAGGCCTTCATCCAGCGAAAGGCACTGCCCTCGCCTACCCGTTACCTGTAAACCGCGATCCCCTCTTACGAAGCCCGATGCACCACCAGTAAAGTGCCGCTGCGAACGCGCACGCTGGCCTGGCCTGACAGCATGACGTTGGAGACCCCCAGCGTCGAGCCCAGCGTCAGCCGGCCGTTGGCCAGCGGATATTCCAGCCCTTCGGTGTCAATACCGCAGACTTCGGGCGTCAACGCGATCAGCGACACGAGATCACCAGCCCGCCCCGTGATTTCGATGCGGGTTCGCACTACCCAGGCCGTCTCAGGGCCATCCGACAGTGAGAGCGTGATGTCGGCCCACTCATCGCGGCTGAGCAGCAGCAAATTAGCGATGGTCTGATCCAGGCGCCCCCCCAACGCCCCTATCACGCGGATCCACGTGGCCCCCGCTTGCTGTGCAGCCTGCAGAGCCAGCTCCAGGTCTGTCTGATCTTTGCGGGCTGGATAGGCCAGGAAGCGCGTCCCCGTCGTCTCCAAGCGAGCGCGCTGATCCGCAGGGAAAGAATCCAGGTCTCCCACGATCAAGGAGGGATGCAAGCCCATCGCCAGCGCGTGACGGGCGCCGCCATTGGCGCAGATGATCGTATCCTCCGGCCTGATGTGGGAGCGACAGGCGGCGTAATCGCTGATGATGCCGTTGGCCAGGATGATCGCTCGCATTCTTCCATCACGCTCAAGTGCAATAGTGTCGGCGCCGGCAACCCACAGATCATAGGCAACAAAGAAGGCCACCCACCTGGTCGGCGAATGGCCTTTTGATCTATGGCTTCTGCAATCCCTACGCCGGCATTACCCAGGTCAGGTTCAAGGGGTCAACGGCAGGCCAGGCAATCCTGGAATCCGTCCTCTCAGCCGGGTTACCTCCCAGCTCCCCCTGCATCACCCAAGTAATTCGATTGTAAACAAAGTGTAGCACGTTTCCGTGAGCGCGTCAAACCATCCAGGCTCGCGCTTTGCCTTCTGCTTACACCCCGCCGAATGCCGAGAACCCGCCGTCCACCGGCACCACGACACCGGTGACGAAGGCTGAAGCTGGCGAGAGCAGCCAGAGCACGGTGCCGATCAAATCCTCTGGCTCCCCAAAGCGGCCCATCGGCGTGTGCTCGAGGATCGCGCGCCCGCGAGGGGTCAGTTCACCAGTTTTCTCATCTATCAACAGGAATCGGTTCTGGGCGGTCAGGAAAAAGCCCGGGGCGATGGCGTTGACGCGGATCCGGGGTGAGTATTCTCGCGCCATGTACACCGCCAGCCATTGGGTGAAGTTGACCACGCCGGCTTTAGCCGCGGAGTAGGCAAGGACGCGCGTGAGCGGGCGAAGGGCGCTCATGGAAGAGACGTTCAAAATCGTCCCTTCGCCTCGTTCCGCCATTAGGCGGCCAAACACCTGGCTGGCCAGGATAGTGCCGATGAGGTTAAGGTCGAAGACGAAACGCAACGCGTCCTCGGGCAGGTCGAAGAAGGCGAGATCGGCGCCGGTGGTGGCACTAGGATGGTTCCCTCCCGCGGCGTTAATCAGCGCATCCACGCCGCCGAACTCGGCCCGGATGCTTTCCGCTGCCTGCACTAGCGTATCCCGCTTCAGCACATCGCCGTAGAGGGCGATCGCGCGGCCAGGGCTGCGGCTCAGCCGGTCCTGCAGCCGATCAGCCCGGGCGGGATTTCGGCTGAGGATAGCCACATTCGCGCCGCATTCCACCAACGAACAGGCGATCTCGCCGCCTAGAACCCCCGTGCCGCCCGTGATGACCACCGTGCGCCCAGTGAAGTCATAAAGTTTCGCCAGCCTGTCAGAATGTACCACGCCCATAGGCATCAAGTAGCGATTACCTCCTACTCAAAAACCGTCTTTACGCCAATCGTGCAGAGGCGACCACATCTAGATCCCAGCCGGCCCGATCGCCCATTTGAAAACGATAGTAACCGGCACAGGCGATCATAGCGGCGTTGTCCGTGCACAGCCAGATGGGCGGAATGGAATACGGGCGATTCATGCGCCGGGCCAGCTCGGCGCGCAGCGCCGCGTTGGCCGCTACCCCGCCGCATACACAGACGTGACGGACGTCATAGGCCGCGGCCGCCTCCAGCGTCTTGGTCACCAGCACATCGGCCACGGCTGCCTGGAAGCTGGCAGCTACATCGGCTACCGGCACCGGCTCCCCTAGCTCTCGCACGAGGCGTAGAACGGCCGTTTTCAGCCCGCTGAACGAGAAGTCGAACCGGTGCTTCCAGTCGTTGAGCAGAGCCCTGGGCAGCGGGAATCGGCCCGGATCGCCCCGCTCCGCTGCCCTCTGGATAGCCGGCCCGCCGGGATAGCCCAACCCCAACAGCCGCGCCACCTTGTCAAACGCCTCACCGGCCGCGTCATCCAGCGTGCCGCCTAACCGTTCATATCGGCCATGTCCGCGCATCAGCAAAAGCTCGGTATGTCCACCCGATACCACCAACACCAGGATGGGGAAATCATCCTCGCTGAGCCGTTTCCCCTGGTATGGCGGCTCACCAGGGCGTACGGGATCCAGCCAGTTGGAGTAAACGTGTCCCTCTAGATGGTTGATGCCCACTAGCGGCAAACCGCGGCCCAATGCGATCCCTTTCGCTACGTTGACGCCCACTACGAGCGACCCAGCCAGCCCAGGGCCATAAGTCACCGCCACGGCGGACAAGTCCTCCCACCCCACGCCGGCCTCCCGCAGCGTTTGCTCAATCACGGGGCGGATCGTGAGCACATGCTGTCGCGAGGCCACCTCGGGAAAAACGCCGCCGTACTGCCGATGCAAGTCCACTTGTGAGGCGACGACGTTCGACAGAAGACAGCGGCCATCAGCTAAGATGGCCGCCGCAGTTTCGTCACAGGAGGTCTCAATGCCCAGGATCAGTGTCATGGGATGAGCAAGCGCTGTCCGACGTAGATCCGATTTACGTTTCGAATGCCATTGGCCGCGGCAAGCTGTCGGATCGTGACGCCATAGCGCGCAGCGATGCTGTGAAGCGTCTCCTCGCGTCGAACGGTGTGGTAACGGACGACAGGCCCTTGCCTTATCACCAGCTTGCTAAAACCCGCTGACTTGTTGCGTACGGGCGCCAAACTGGCGCTGGCTGACGGGCTCAACCGGACGCGAGCGGTGACCGCGTCCAGCTTGGAGCCATCTGCGGGGCTTGGCCAGTACGCTTCCACATAGCCCCACTGGGCAATGGATACCGTGTAAGGTACAGTCGCAGTGAACGGCGCGTAGGTGCCCAACGTCCCTCCCATTGCGGTGGCGCGTCCCACGCGGCGAAAGCGCTGGTCTAGCACGTCTATGACCACCAGCGCTTCGAACGTATCCGATTGTCCTCGCACGGTGACCGGATTGCCCACCGATTGGTCATTGGCTGGCGAGGTCAGGATCACGCTGGGGCGTCGGCTAGGGATGAGCAAGGGCTGCCCTACGTAGATCAAGCTGGGGCTACGGAGGCGATTGGCCTGCATGATGTCGCGCACGGTCACCCTATGCCCTAACGCAATACGGAACAGGGTGTCGCCGGGGTGCACATGGTACAGCACGCCGGTAACAGGGCTGGGCGTGGCTGTCGGCACAGGGGGAGGAGTTGGCGTGGGGCCAGGCGTGCGGGTGGGCGTAGGGCCCCTCTTCTGTAGAAACACGCGCACCGTCACCTTGTCCATCTCTGTTCCATCTTTGGGGCTTATCCAGAACACGTCTACATAGCCCCACTGTGAGTCCGACACCACGTACGAGATATCGGCGCTGAACGGCGCGTACTCGCCCATGGCGGCCATGGCGCTTCCCGATCCCACCTCACGGAACTGACCGTCCAAGATGCGGATGCTCACCAATCCCTCGAAGACGTTGGCGCGTCCGCTCACCCGGACTGGGCTGCTCACCCGCGCGCCGGAGGCCGGCTTCTCCAAGAGGATGGGTGGCTCTGCCCGGGGGATACGCAGCACTTGCCCCACTCGAATCCGATTCACGTTTTGAATGCCGTTGGCGGCGGCTAGCTCTCGCACGGTGACGCCGTGGGTCACCGCGATGCGATACAGGGTATCACCGGGGTGCACGATGTACTGATTGGTGCCGGAGCCCGAGGTCGCATAGGCCGTGGTGGTCCCTACCAGCAAGCAGGCAAGGACCCAGAACATAACAGTCCCGATCCAACGAAGCCGATTCATTTTTCCTCCTTGAATCTTTCAAGCAGCTCGATCAGCACTCCGTGGGCGCCTTTGGGATGGATGAAGGCGACTCGGCCGTACGCGCCGCGGCGTGGGACGTGGTCAATCAGCTCGACCCCATGCGCCGCCAGCTCCATCAGCGTTGCCTCCAGATCATCCACCTCCAGGCAGATATGGTGTATGCCTTCACCCCGTTTGGCCAGGAACTTCGCTACGCCAGAATCCGAGTTGATGGGCTCCAGCAGCTCGATTTCGGAGTCGCTCGTGGGCAGGAAAGCGACCTTCACATCTTGCTCAGGGATGGTTTCCACGCGGCTGAGGGAGAGGCCCAGCGCATCGCGATATACGCGCAGAGCTGTCTCGATATCGTTGACGACAACAGCTATGTGGTGGATACGATAAATCATGGGAGGCTCCTATCGTAGTTCGTGGTAATAAGAGAGGACCATTCATATCCAGGCTTCCGGCTGGTACTCGCCGAAGACCTGGCGTAGCACGCCGCAGATTTCGCCCAGCGTCACGTAGTGCTCCACACAAGTCACGAAGAGCGGCATCAACTCAGCGTCGGGCCGGCGTGCCGCCGATTCCAGTTGCGCCAGCAGCTCGGCCACCCGGGTCGGATCTCGTCTGGCGCGCACTTGTTGTAGCCGTCGGATTTGCTCTGCCTGCGCTTGTTCATCCACGCGCAAGATCTCAATGGGCGGTTCCGCCTCGGTGACGAAGCGGTTGACCCCTACCACGATCTGCTCGCCCCGTTCGATAGCTTGTTGAACGCAATAGGCCGCCTCCTGGATCTCGCGTTGGATGTATCCCTGCTCAATGGCGCGCAGCGCGCCGCCGAGCGCATCAATCTTGGCGATATACGCTTGAGCGCGTCGCTCGATCTCATTGGTCAGGTATTCGACGAAGTAGGAGCCGGCCAGCGGATCCACGGTATCAGCCACGCCGGATTCATAAGCGATGATTTGCTGCGTGCGCAGCGCCAACTGCGCCGAAGCCTCGGTAGGTAGGGCCAACGCTTCGTCCTTGGCGTTGGTGTGCAGCGATTGGGCGCCACCCAATACCGCGGCTAGGGCTTGAAGTGTAACGCGAATCACATTGTTGTCCACCTGCTGCGCGGTGAGCGTAGAGCCGCCCGTCTGCGCGTGGAAGCGCAACTGCCACGAGCGTGGATCCTGGGCGCCGAACCGCTCGCGCATGATGCGCGCCCACAGGCGGCGCGCCGCCCGGAATTTGGCGATCTCTTCGAAGAAGTAGTTGTGGGCATTGAAGAAGAACGACAACTGGCCGGCGAAGTCGTCCACGTTCAGCCCGGCGCGTATCGCCGCTTGTACGTACTCGATCGCGTTTGCCAGCGTGAAGGCCACCTCTTGAACAGCCGTGCACCCCGCCTCGCGCATGTGATAGCCGCTGATGGAGATCGCGTTCCAGCGGGGAAGATGACGGGCGCAGTAACGGAACAGGTCCACAGTCAATCGCAGCGAAGGCTCCGGCGGAAAGATGTAGGTGCCACGCGCGGCGTACTCTTTGAGGATATCGTTCTGCACGGTGCCGCGCAATTGGTGGATGGGCACTCCTTGCTTTTTCGCTACGGCGATAACCATCGCCAATAGGATGGCAGCCGGCGCGTTGATGGTCATGGAGATGCTCACCTGATCCAGCGGGATGCCATCGAGCAGCGTCTCCATGTCGGCCAGCGATGAAATGGCGACCCCTACCTTGCCCACTTCGCCCAGGGCTAGCGGATGATCCGAGTCGTAGCCGATCTGGGTGGGCAGATCGAACGCCACAGAAAGGCCGGTCTGCCCCTGCTCCAGCAGATATCGGTATCGGCGATTCGACTCCTCGGCAGTGGCGTAGCCGGCATATTGGCGCATCGTCCACAGACGGCCGCGGTACATGGTGGGTTGGATGCCGCGCGTGAACGGGTATTCTCCAGGGAATCCCAGATCGCGCACGTAGTCGAGCTCGACGTCTTCCGGGGTGTACAGCCGGGCGACAGGGATGCCAG
Protein-coding sequences here:
- a CDS encoding zinc-dependent alcohol dehydrogenase family protein, which codes for MLAARLHQPHPIEAHPLALEEVPDPEPGAGQIRLRVRACGLCHTDLHTIEGELTLPRLPIIPGHQVVGEVDQLGPGVTRFRLGDRVGVPWLYRTCGQCEYCRCGQENLCDQAQFTGLHVDGGYAQHMVVDQDFAYRLPGGYDDFQVAPLLCAGIISYRALRLSEIRPGGRLGLYGFGASAHIAIQVAIHWGCEVYVFTRSEHHRQLARVLGAAWTGRAEDMPPHPLDSSVIFAPAGSLVPEALRVLRKGGTIALAGIYMTPIPELPYERLYWERTVRSVANSTRQDAEELLQLAPQIPIRTHVELYPLAQVNQALERLKRGEINGSAVLEIP
- the ssb gene encoding single-stranded DNA-binding protein gives rise to the protein MYQRTIVIGHLGRDPEMRYTPSGQAVCSFSVATTRRWVDRDGQNQEKTTWFRVTTWGKLAEQCNQYLSKGRLVLVEGDIDASAWVGQDGQPRATLELTARNVRFLGAREAATIPPASTPQLVEELPASLDEEEIPF
- a CDS encoding ABC transporter ATP-binding protein, whose protein sequence is MTTLLELERVSKTYDGTPAVREVSLQIAQGEMVALLGPSGCGKTTLLRVIAGLETPDAGVVRFGGQDMAGVPAHRRGFGLMFQDYALFPHRDVAQNVAFGLEMQGWDRARIIRRVSEMLELVGLKGYERRRVFELSGGEQQRVALARSLAPQPRLLMLDEPLGSLDRALREQLLEELRRILRQVGVTTIYVTHDQQEAFALADRVVILRAGRVVQEGMPEEVYCHPVDSFVAYFLGLPNLIPGRVVGPEHVETALGTLIVSDAGGCASGERVTVLIRPEAAVLAVDRLTPNVVRGRVLDRSFRGSHYHVRMACGDDITLELDVRPLGQPLPAPGEEIALSLQPAGLSLLAECD
- a CDS encoding iron ABC transporter permease, which gives rise to MMKDERWTTDMGRQTMGGRDRALSLPTFRPSRLLSVTCDPSSIVRRLSSVVLWSPLAYLAVFFFYPLMEIFRLSLAPEGVFDLQPLRALVADGYYGRVLWFTAWQAAASTALTLVLGLPAAYAFARYSFPGKNFLRALTTVPFVLPTLVVAAAFTSLLGPRGWLNTWLMELFSLEQPPIRLTQTIWIILLAHAFYNATIVVRIVGGFWANLDPRLEEAAQVLGADRWRTFRHVTLPLLTPALGAATSLVFLFCFTSFGVILVLGGPRFATLEVEIYRQTVHLFHLPIAATLSIVQMAVTFSVMGLYTRWQARASVPLNFRPQEAAQRPARDWRARLLVALSLGALLVILLVPLISLVERSLATADGWSLRYYGELFLDRRGSILFVPPSEAIRNSLAFALATVGLSLMIGVAGAYLLARPRRGPGVWLDPIFMLPLGTSAVTLGFGFILALDQPPLNLRTSPALVPLAHTLVAFPFVVRSLLPVLRGLNPRWREAATVLGASPMRVWLQVDLPIIGRAILVGAVFAFTVSLGEFGATALIARPEFPTMPIAIYRFLGQPGALNYGQALAMSVLLMAVCIAGLLLIERFRYRDIGEF
- a CDS encoding thiamine ABC transporter substrate-binding protein translates to MRTWISLALLVALLVACAVPTGSPLPTATPRPAVERPVVTLMTHDSFAVSESLVQQFEAETGATWKILKAGDAGSALNQAILSKDNPLADVFFGVDNTFFGRAIAADIFEPYEAPGLAEIPDELELDPEHRLLPVDFGYVCLNYDKAYFAEKGLAVPQTLEDLTKPEYKGLLVVENPATSSPGLSFLITTVAYFGEEGYLDFWRKLRENDVYVTDGWEDAYYGQFSGGSGEGTRPLVVSYATSPAAEVYFSEQPLDESPTGNILPEGGSFRQIEFVGILKGAKQPELARKLVDFMLSRAFQEDIPLQMWVYPANPNAALPEVFTKFAQVPAAPAQISPAAIDAGREKWIEAWTTTVLR
- a CDS encoding thiamine diphosphokinase, encoding MRAIILANGIISDYAACRSHIRPEDTIICANGGARHALAMGLHPSLIVGDLDSFPADQRARLETTGTRFLAYPARKDQTDLELALQAAQQAGATWIRVIGALGGRLDQTIANLLLLSRDEWADITLSLSDGPETAWVVRTRIEITGRAGDLVSLIALTPEVCGIDTEGLEYPLANGRLTLGSTLGVSNVMLSGQASVRVRSGTLLVVHRAS
- a CDS encoding SDR family oxidoreductase produces the protein MGVVHSDRLAKLYDFTGRTVVITGGTGVLGGEIACSLVECGANVAILSRNPARADRLQDRLSRSPGRAIALYGDVLKRDTLVQAAESIRAEFGGVDALINAAGGNHPSATTGADLAFFDLPEDALRFVFDLNLIGTILASQVFGRLMAERGEGTILNVSSMSALRPLTRVLAYSAAKAGVVNFTQWLAVYMAREYSPRIRVNAIAPGFFLTAQNRFLLIDEKTGELTPRGRAILEHTPMGRFGEPEDLIGTVLWLLSPASAFVTGVVVPVDGGFSAFGGV